One window of the Archangium primigenium genome contains the following:
- a CDS encoding SDR family oxidoreductase has protein sequence MTQDPTNQDPSGQDSSKRPAVVVTGISGNLGRTLAKLLHKHERIIGIDRRPFPGRPKDVEMHQMDLRKKKAEDVFRKNDIRAVIHMGIMHDPRMSEEEHHSFNVVGTTRLLEYCAKYGVRKVVVLSSANVYGPSPDNSNFLTEDAPLMAASRFSGVRDLIEVDMLAHSFFWKHPHIQTVILRPVHIVGPTIKNAPSNYLRLRYPWVMAGFDPMLQLIHVEDVARAMVEAALRPEPKGVYNVVGPGEVPLSSIHGELGRSPIPVPHPVARPLLGMLFKYRLANFPPPELDHIQFLCNVDGSRWRQDVAWQPRHGMRDTIRSVVGD, from the coding sequence ATGACTCAGGACCCCACGAATCAGGACCCCTCGGGCCAGGACTCCTCCAAGAGGCCGGCCGTCGTCGTCACCGGCATCAGCGGCAACCTGGGGCGCACCCTCGCCAAGCTGCTGCACAAGCACGAGCGCATCATCGGCATCGATCGGCGCCCCTTTCCGGGCCGGCCCAAGGACGTCGAGATGCACCAGATGGACCTGCGCAAGAAGAAGGCGGAGGACGTCTTTCGCAAGAACGACATCCGCGCGGTCATCCACATGGGCATCATGCACGACCCGCGCATGAGCGAGGAGGAGCACCACTCCTTCAACGTGGTGGGCACCACGCGGCTGCTCGAGTACTGCGCCAAGTACGGCGTGCGGAAGGTCGTCGTGCTCTCCTCGGCCAACGTCTACGGCCCGAGCCCGGACAACTCCAACTTCCTCACCGAGGACGCGCCGCTCATGGCGGCCAGCCGCTTCTCGGGGGTGCGCGACCTCATCGAGGTGGACATGCTCGCGCACAGCTTCTTCTGGAAGCACCCCCACATCCAGACGGTCATCCTGCGGCCAGTGCACATCGTGGGCCCCACCATCAAGAACGCGCCGAGCAACTACCTGCGCCTGCGCTACCCCTGGGTGATGGCGGGGTTCGACCCCATGCTGCAGCTCATCCACGTGGAGGACGTGGCGCGCGCCATGGTGGAGGCCGCCCTGCGCCCCGAGCCCAAGGGCGTCTACAACGTGGTGGGCCCTGGCGAGGTGCCCCTGTCCTCCATCCACGGCGAGCTGGGCCGCAGCCCCATCCCCGTGCCGCACCCCGTGGCCCGCCCCCTGCTGGGCATGCTCTTCAAGTACCGGCTCGCTAACTTCCCCCCGCCCGAGCTCGACCACATCCAGTTCCTGTGCAACGTGGACGGCTCGCGCTGGCGCCAGGACGTGGCATGGCAGCCGCGTCATGGCATGCGCGACACCATCCGCTCCGTGGTGGGGGACTAG
- a CDS encoding lysophospholipid acyltransferase family protein: MLERLGGKVKQGLREWTERMVGPERKQRLEALGRGEHEYGVDPFGFNLDYSLSALAPLVWLYRHYHRVEVSGIEHVPAGRVLFVSNHSGQLPMDGAMIGIALLMEANPPRHARSMVEKWVPTLPYVSTFMARVGQIVGTPENCRRLLESEEAILVFPEGTRGLGKLWPQRYQLQEFGLGFMRLALETNTPIVPVAVVGAEEQAPALMDVKPLAKLLGFPSFPVTVTGVPLPLPTKYRIYFGEPLNFTGRPDDEDTELDKKVRTVKTAIQAMLNQGLKERQGVFW; encoded by the coding sequence CATGGTCGGTCCGGAGCGCAAGCAGCGCCTGGAGGCGCTGGGGCGGGGCGAGCACGAGTACGGGGTGGACCCGTTCGGCTTCAACCTGGACTACAGCCTGTCGGCGCTCGCGCCGCTGGTGTGGCTCTACCGGCACTACCACCGGGTGGAGGTGAGCGGCATCGAGCACGTGCCCGCGGGGCGGGTGCTCTTCGTGTCCAACCACTCGGGGCAGCTGCCCATGGACGGCGCCATGATTGGCATCGCCCTCTTGATGGAGGCCAACCCGCCGCGGCACGCGCGCAGCATGGTGGAGAAGTGGGTGCCCACGCTGCCCTACGTCTCCACGTTCATGGCGCGCGTGGGGCAGATCGTGGGCACGCCGGAGAACTGCCGCCGCCTGCTGGAGTCCGAGGAGGCCATCCTCGTGTTCCCCGAGGGCACGCGGGGGCTCGGCAAGCTGTGGCCCCAGCGCTACCAGTTGCAGGAGTTCGGCCTGGGCTTCATGCGCCTGGCGCTGGAGACCAACACGCCCATCGTTCCGGTGGCGGTGGTGGGCGCCGAGGAGCAGGCCCCCGCGCTCATGGACGTCAAGCCCCTGGCGAAGCTGTTGGGCTTTCCCTCCTTCCCCGTCACCGTCACGGGCGTGCCGCTGCCCCTGCCCACCAAGTACCGCATCTACTTCGGCGAGCCGCTCAACTTCACCGGCCGCCCCGACGACGAGGACACGGAGCTGGACAAGAAGGTGCGCACCGTGAAGACCGCCATCCAGGCCATGCTCAACCAGGGCCTCAAGGAGCGTCAGGGCGTCTTCTGGTAG